The genomic window TCCCGGAAAGTGCGGGAACGCTGAAAACAGATACCGCTACGTTTGGATTCATGACCTTGGCCGTCATCCTTCTGATCGCCGCCCTGTCCTTCTTCCCTGCTCTTACATTAGGACCGATAGCAGAACAATTACAACATTTTTCCAAATAATTAATTAAACCATTAAGATTTTATTTAAGAAGTTAAGAACACTAAGCTCTTAAATAATTGAGCCAAACAATATTCTTTGAATATTCTCTTAATTCAAGCTTAACTCCTTAACAGATCTTAATGGTTCAAAATAAAAAATCATTCAAAGCAATGAAAAATCAATCACAGACATTGTTTCAGAAAGATCTGGTTAACGAAGCGATCCAACAGTCTTTTGTTAAACTGAATCCGAAAATCATGTTTAAAAATCCCGTCATGTTCCTGGTGGAAGTCGGAACGGTGGTCATGCTGGTCGTAAGCCTGTTCAGCCTTACCGGAGATACCTCCCAGGGAAGCTTTGCTTATAACTTTTTAGTATTCATCATCCTGTTTTTTACGGTCCTCTTTGCCAATTTCGCCGAAGCCATTGCCGAAGCAAGAGGTAAGGCCCAGGCCGATACGCTGAGAAAAACGCGTGAGGAAACGCCGGCCAAAGTAGTTGTTGATAATAAACAGGGGTTCCAGATAGAAACCATCCTTAAAAAATCAGCCGACATGAAGCTCGGTGATATCTTTCTCTGCGAAGCCGGAGACCAGATCCCCATGGACGGTGAAATTATCGAAGGACTGGCGACCATCGACGAATCGGCCATCACCGGGGAAAGTGCCCCTGTAATTCGGGAAGCCGGCGGTGATAAAAGTTCCGTTACCGGCGGTACCAAAGTCCTTTCGGACCGAATTAAAGTGAAAGTTACCACCCGGCCGGGAGAATCTTTCCTCGACAAAATGATCGCGCTGGTAGAAGGCGCTTCCCGGCAGAAAACACCCAACGAAATCGCACTCACTATATTATTGGCCGGATTTACGCTGACATTCATCATCGTAACGGTTACCCTGAAACCTTTTGCAGATTATGCGCAGACGCCGATCACCATCGCAGCATTTATTTCACTTTTCGTTTGTCTGATCCCGACAACGATCGGCGGCCTGCTCTCTGCGATCGGGATTGCGGGAATGGACCGTGCCCTGAGAGCCAATGTGATCACCAAAAGCGGTAAAGCCGTGGAAACAGCCGGCGATATTGATGTTCTCCTGCTGGACAAGACAGGAACCATCACGATTGGAAACCGTAAGGCCACCCAATTCCACCCTTCCCACAATATCCAGATGGAAGAATTCATCAAAGCTTCTGCGCTGAGCTCAGTCGCCGATGAAACGCCGGAAGGAAAGTCCATTATCGAACTCAGCCAGCTGAAACCCGAAGATCTATTGGTTCCCAACCCCACATACATCGATTTTACGGCAGAAACCCGGACTTCAGGCATTGATTTTGAAAACACAAAAATCCGTAAAGGAGCGTATGATACGATTAAGAAATTAACGGAGAAAGCAGGAAATATTTTCCCGCAGGAAACCCAAGAAGCGGTTACCAAAATTTCGGAAAACGGCGGAACGCCGCTGGTGGTTTCCGTGAATGAAAAAGTCTGGGGCGTCATCGAACTTCAGGACATCATCAAAACCGGGATCCAGGAACGTTTCCAACGACTGAGAAAAATGGGTGTAAAAACCGTGATGGTTACCGGTGACAACCCTTTAACCGCAAAATTTATCGCTGAAAAAGCCGGGGTGGATGATTTTATTGCCGAAGCGAAACCGGAAGACAAGATGAACTACATCAAAAAGGAACAGCAGGAAGGGAAGCTGGTTGCCATGATGGGCGACGGGACCAATGATGCGCCCGCCCTTGCCCAGGCCGATGTAGGCGTTGCCATGAACAGCGGAACCCAGGCGGCCAAAGAAGCCGGAAACATGGTGGATTTGGATAACGACCCAACGAAACTGATCGAGATCGTAGAAATCGGGAAACAGCTGCTGATGACCCGCGGAACGCTTACGACCTTTAGTATCGCAAATGATGTGGCCAAATATTTCGCCATCATCCCGGCTTTGTTCATCACCTTTATCCCGGCTTTGCAAAAACTGAACATCATGAACCTTCACAGCCCCGAATCGGCTATTCTGTCGGCGATTATTTTTAATGCGATCATCATCCCGATCCTGATTCCGCTGGCTCTGAAAGGCGTGGCCTACAAACCGATCGGCGCCAGTGCCCTGCTGAGAAGAAACCTTCTGATTTACGGCCTGGGCGGGATTATCGCCCCGTTTATCGGGATCAAGCTCATCGATCTGGTGATCAGCCTGTTTTTTTAATAAAGCTGAAAGATGGAAGATGGGTGATGGATGCTGGAAGTTGATAATATACCGTTTTAATTTATTAAATGATAATAAGATAAAGGCTTTATATTAATTATAACTAAAGTGACTTCCATCATCAAGCTTCCATCACCCATCCTTTCCATAACAACAAAAATTTAGAACAATGAAAAACCATATTTTATCCGCCTTACGACTGACTTTGGTTATGCTTGTGATCGTCGGAATTTATCTAGGCATCGTTTACGCAGGGTCCAAAGTATTACCGACCCAGGGAAATGCCGAGATCATCCATTACAAAGGACAGAAGTTTTACGCCAACATCGGCCAGGAATTCAAATCGCCGGAATATTTCCACGGCCGGCCGTCTGCTGTGGATTACAATGCGGCCGGAAGTGCGGGAAGCAACAAAGGACCAAGCAATGAAGAATACCTGCAGACGGTTCAGAAAAGAATCGACACACTGAAAATGCAGAACCCGGAAATGCAGCAGGTAAAAGTTCCTGTAGAGCTGGTAAGCGCCAGCGGCAGCGGACTGGATCCCGATATCTCGCCTGAAGGTGCCGCTTATCAGGCCAGAAGAATCGCAAAAGAAAGAAAGATCCCGTTGGAGAAAATCGAAAGCCTGATTGCCAGACAAACGGAAGAATCTCTTTTCGGGCCTTCAAAAGTGAATGTCCTGAAACTGAATATCGCACTGAATGAATTAAAGTAATAAGGAGTTGCCCCATATTTTAGTTTATCATTAATCTTGTCTTAAAGGCGAAAGGACTAAAAATTTCCAGGTATCACTCAGCGGTTTTTTAATGCAAAGTTTTTAATTGCTGATGCACAGTGTAACGAGGCAAAGAGAAGATCAGCAGGATGATCTGATGAAGCGCACACATTATTCCTACGCTTTATCGGCGGCTTCGCCATCCTACTTTGCTCCCTGTAAAAGATGCGGAAACAAGTATCAGCCTTTGCGTCAATTACCAATAGAACAGATCTGAAAAAATAAACCTTTCAAACCATTTAAATTAATCCAATTATGTACAGTATTTGCTGTACCCTCATCACCCATGAAAAAATATATCGTTGCCAGTATCCTGCTAGGAATCTTTTTCCCGAAAGCACAGTCGGCAGACTCTGTAAAAACAAATAATAAAATTACCTTTTCCGCTTATGCCGAACTGTTCTATACCTATGATTTCAATGAATCGTCCAATCATATCCGGCAGAATTTCCTGTATTCCTACAACCGCCACAATGAGGTGAACCTCAACCTCGGATTCGTAAAGGGTTCTTATCAGGACGACAATTTCCGGGCAAATGTGGCTTTGATGGCCGGAACCTATGCCCAGGATAATATGGCCGCAGAACAGGAAGCATTACGCTACGTTAATGAAGCCAATATCGGCGTAAAGATTTCAAAAACAAAAAACCTCTGGATCGATGCCGGGATCATGCCTTCGCACATCGGCTGGGAAAGTGCCATCGGGAAAGACAACACCAACCTGACCCGGAGCCTTGCCGCTGAAAATTCGCCGTATTTTGAGACCGGCGCCAGGATTTCCTATACTTCGGATAACGGAAAGTGGTTCCTGAGCGGGCTTGTTCTCAACGGGTGGCAGCGGATTGCCAAACCGGAAGGCAATCAGACGGTTTCTTTCGGACATCAGCTGACGTATAAGCCGAATGAAAAGATCACCCTGAACAGCAGTTCGTTTATCGGAAACGATAAGGCGAAGTCCGAAAAAAGGATGCGGTATTTCCATGACCTTTTCGGAACATTCCAGCTGACCGATCAGTTTTCCACCACCCTCGGATTCGATATCGGTGCCGAACAGAAAGAGAAAGGCAGCGAAAGCTATAATCTCTGGTATTCCCCGAATGTTCTGTTGAAATATCAGCTGGACAAGCGTTGGGTACTAGCCGGAAGACTTGAGTACTATAACGATAAAAACGGCGTGATCATCAATACCAAGACCCCGAACGGATTCCAGACTTTCGGCTATTCCCTGAATTTGGATTATGCCATCTCTAAAAACATCGTTTTCCGTACGGAAGCAAGGAGCTTCAGTTCCAAAGATGCCATTTTTATGAAAAATGACGAGTTTAGAAAAGGAAACTTCTTTATAACAACGAGCCTGGCGGCCTGGTTTTGATAAGATGGAAGCTGGGTGATGGATGCTGGAAGTTAGTGAGCGACAGATGATTGTTTAAAAGGCTGACGCAGGATGAGGGAAGCAGGATGTTTAGTAAATGTATAATTTTATTAACAACAGATTTACACAAATTCTCACAGATGATTGCGTGACTTCGACTCCAATCAACTACTAGTTCTTTAAAGCTGCTTTCTAAAAGCTTCCATCTTCTCTCTCAGCACCCAGCATCTAATACAATGCAAAAATTCAATCTCAAAAAAATAAAATCCATGTCGTCAGCAACAGATTTTTTAGAACTGATCCAGAAATCCCGGAAAGGAAAATTCAAGATTTACATCGGGATGAGTGCCGGTGTGGGAAAGACCTTCCGGATGCTACAGGAAGCCCATGCCCTGTTGCGGAGCGGCATTGATGTGAAAATCGGTTATATCGAAACCCACGGACGGGAAGAAACGGTAGCCCTTACAGCCGGCATTCCTGAAATTCCGAGAAGATCTTCTTTCTATAAAGGAAAAAACCTGGAAGAGATGGACCTTCAGACGATCATTAATACTCATCCCGAAGTGGTGCTGGTGGATGAGCTGGCCCACGCCAATATTGAAGGTTCCAAAAATAAAAAAAGATGGCAGGATGTACTGGAAATTCTGGATAACGGGATCAATGTGATCAGCGCCATGAATATCCAGCATATTGAAAGCCTGAATGAAGAGGTAAAAAAAATTACCGGCATCGAAGTTTCGGAACGAGTACCCGATAAAATACTGGCTTTGGCTGATGAAGTGGTGAATATCGACTTAACTGCTGATGAGCTGCTGACAAGGCTGAAGGAAGGAAAGATTTACAAGAAAGAAAAAATTCAGACCGCCCTGAGCAACTTTTTCCAGAGCGGGCACATCCTTCAGCTCCGCGAGCTGGCTTTAAAGGAAGTCGCCACCCATGTAGAAAGAAAGGTGGAGACTGAGATAAAGACCGAAAGCTTCAAACCCGTAAAATTCCTCGCCTGCATCAGCAGCAACGAAAAAATTGCCAGGAACATCATCCGGAAAACCGCCAGGCTGGCCAGTTATTACAACAGTCCGTGGACCGTACTCTATATCCAGAAACCTTCCGAAAACCCTGAAAAAATCGCCCTGAACAAGCAGCGTTTTTTAATTAATAATTTTAATTTAGCACAGGAATTGGGCGCCAAGGTGGTCCGGTTGAAAGACAGCAGCGTTCATAACGGCATTCTGAATTATGTGACTGAACATAATATGACCACTGTCTGTATCGGAAAGCCTCACGAGAACCTGTTGCAAAGGATTTTCGGGTACAGCTGGGTGTATGCGCTGATGAACCGGCTGAATGAACGACAGGTGGATATTATTATTTTATCTTAGAATACAATGAAACTTAAAACAAAGCTCACCCTGGGCGTAGGTCTTTTATTCGTACTGATCGTTTTGCTATCGGTCATCGGTACCGTATATATCAACAAATTGAAATCGGATACGGAAAAAATCCTCAATGCCAATTACAACAGTATCGAATTCTCCAAAAATATGCTGCTGGCTTTGGATAAAATACAGACCGACAGTACGGTAGCCGTTAAAGACTTTCAGAAAAATACGGCCTTGCAGGAAAAAAACTTAACGGAATTCGGAGAAAAGGAAGCCACGCAAAATCTTAATTTACATTTTAAAAGCTATCTTCAGCAGCCGACAGCCGAAAAGGAAAAGCTGATCCGTGAAGATCTGGTGACCATCATGTCGCTGAATATGAAAGGGATTGAGCGTAAAAGCGATATCGCCATCATCACCGCCGGAAATGCCACATTCTGGATTGCCTGCCTGGGAACGGTTTGCTTCTTAATTGCCGCTGTATTACTGTTCAATCTTCCGCAGACCATTGCAGAACCGATTCGGCAGCTTACGTTCAGCATCCGGCAGATCGCCAATAAAAATTATAGTGAAAGGGTGCATTTTAAAGGGAGCGAAGAATTTAATGACCTTGCCCATTCCTTCAACGTGATGGCGGAAAAGCTTCAGGAATACGAAAGCAGCAGCCTTTCGGAACAGCTGATGGATAAAAAGCGGATCGAGACCCTGGTGAACAATATGCATGATGCCGTTATTGGGCTGGACGAAAACCACTTCATCTATATGATCAATGATGAAGCTTTGAAGATCACCGGGCTGAATAAGGACGATATCATTGGAAAAACCGCGCATGAAGTGGCCGTCAACAATGATCTGATCCGGGAATTGCTGAAAAATGTAGATACTCCGGTAAAAGAGCCGATTAAGATTGTTTCCGATAACAAGGAAAATTATTTTGAGCAGGACATCATTCCGATTAATATTGTGAAAACAGGTGAAAAAGAGAGAAAATACATTGGCAGGGTTATTCTTCTCAGGAATATTACGCCTTTCAAAGAATTGGATTTTGCCAAAACCAATTTCATCGCCACGATCTCCCACGAGCTTAAAACTCCTATTTCTGCGATAAAAATGGGTGTACAGCTCTTAGAAAATCAGAAATTCGGGGAACTGAACGAACAGCAGCAGGAACTGCTGAAGAGCATCAACGAAGACGGGCAAAGGCTGCTCGACATCACTGGCGAACTCCTCAATTTATCCCAGGTGGAAACGGGAAACATCCGCCTGAATATTGAAAACTGCCAGCCGAAAGAAATGGTGGCTGCTGCCGTTAAAAATGTGGAAAAACTGGCCGAACAGAAAAACATTTCCATCATACCTCACTTTCTTATTGATGATCAGGATCTTGTCCTGGCCGATTTCGACAAAACCGTCTGGGTGATGAATAATTTCCTGAGCAATGCCATCAAGCATTCCTTCCAGGATGAAAGCATCCGGATTGCCGTGGAAAAAGCGGGATCGAAAATCAGATTCAGCATCACCGATACCGGAAAGGGAATCGATGAAAAATACCACCGCCAGGTTTTTGACCGCTACTTCCAGGTTCCGGGCGAACACCAGAACGGCACCGGCCTCGGACTGGCCATTTCCAAGAATTTCATCGAAAAACAGCATGGCGAAATCGGCGTGAAAAGTTCACCGAATCAAGGAAGTACTTTTTATTTTTTACTTCCTTTGGTTTAAATAATTTTTTTACATTTGATATAAATTCAAACAGATGAATACATCAGATTTAAAAATTGATTTGATTCAGAGAATTGCACAGCTGAAAGAACCGGGAATTATTGCAGAGCTTCAGAAGCTTTTGGATTTTGAACTAGCGTCCGGTGATTATATTCTTACCAATTCCCAAAAAGACCGTATTGCAGAAGGGCAGGAAGAATATAAAAACTCTGCGTTTCTTACTGATGATCAAGCTAACCAGGATATTGAGCAATGGTTAAAAGAAAAATAATATGGACGAAAAAGGCACAAACTGAAAGAAAGGATATTCTTGAGTACTGGATTATCCGGAACCGGTCTAAAACGTTCAGCATCAAACTTAATAAACTTATTATAAGTACACTTCAGTTACTCACTGAAAACCCTAAGATAGGAAGAAAAACTGATTACGGTGATGTACGGGTAAAAATAGTTCGTAATTACTTGATATTTTATGAGTTTTCTGATTCAGAATTGGTTGTACTCTCTATTTGGGACTGTAGAAAGGATGAGCAGACTTTCTAATATGAAAATTCATGAACCCCATAAAACTAATACATGTCTGAGAACATTCTCCCCTACTTTTTTATCGTGCTTTTCATATTTGCCATTGGTAAAACCATTTACTATTTTGTAGAGAAAAATAAAATTGTTGAAACCTGTAAACTCGCGGATACTGTTGAACTGAAAAATATAAGTGGTACTATTTTTACCAATGAAGGAACGTTTAAGAAAAAATATGAGTGGTGTTCTTTTGATATTCTGATCAATGACAACTCCATATTCTTATTTTCAAAAGGCTTTAGCGTGATTCCGTTTCGGGTGATTAATCTTTTGTTTTCCAATTCAGACAGAAAAAATACCAGAAAGCCTACCTTGCTACGAGAATATAAAATCAGTTCAAATCAGATAAAGCTTGTTTATTATCCTGAATACCTTAACGCAAGAAGCCGAACGATAACATTGCATAACCTTAATACCGAACAGGTTTCCTTGTTTGAAAACCTATTGGAAGGCAGAAGCAGAAGATTTTATTAATATGAAAGCGAAATTTATTAAGATCCAAATCGTTCTAGTAATATAATTTTATGAATGAAATCCATTTCTTTTCAAACAAATTAAAAAGTACATTCCTCCTCATTCTATCCTCTGTTTTTGTTTATCTATTTATTCATTTCTATGAAAAAGTCACATATAACAGTTTATTCGTCATAATGATAAGCCATTTTGGATTTCTGCTTTTTTCTTTTGGAATAATCTATTCCGTACTGCTTTTATGTCGCAGAAAGCCATTGCTTACGATTAATAATGTTGAAATTATTATTTTTGATCCCCTTATAAAACCAACATATGTACCGTTTAAAAATATAGCAAGTTTTTATATAACTTCAAATTCTTACAGAGGGATTAAAACTTCAGAGCAAATAAATATTGTGATGAAAAAAAATAAATTGACTGCTGGTACTTTTTCACCATTTGAGAATGTCAAATATGCAATACAAACTAATTTATTAAATATTAAGACAAAAAAATTAATTGTAATTCTGAACTCCTACCTGAAAAATAATAATACCTAGTAAAAAATGAAACCCACCTTCTTTCATACTCCTCAGGAATTCCGCCAATGGCTCGAGAAAAACCATCAGACCGAAAAGGAACTACTGGTCGGCTTTTATAAAGTCGGAACCGGGAAAACTTCAATGACCTGGCCGGAATCGGTGGACCAGGCTTTATGCTTCGGGTGGATTGACGGGGTGAGAAGATCAATTGATGAGGAAAGCTATAGCATCCGGTTTACCCCCAGAAAACCGACCAGCATCTGGAGTGCCGTCAATATCCGGAAAATGGAAGAACTGACCACCACCGGACTGATGACTGAAGCCGGCCTGAAAGCTTTTGCCTTACGAAAAGAAGAAAGATCGGCGGTGTATTCCCATGAAAAAGAACCCGCTGTACTCGATCCGGCATTTGAAAAACAGTTTAAGGCCAACAAAAAGGCCTGGGATTTTTTCATCAATCAGGCTCCGTCCTATCAAAAAGTAGTGCTGCATTGGATTATGGGCGCGAAACAGGAGAAAACGAGAGTTTCGAGGCTTGAAAAGACCATCCGGGAAAGTGAAATGGGAAAAGGGTAATGTAATGAGTGTTTTATGATGTGGCTGGTAACGTAATTCTTGATAGCTTCTTTTCCTTAAGAATACTGCTTTATAATTCCAGTTATCGGATTAAACCTCATAGGTTTTGAAAACCTATGAGGTTTATAAGACCCCAAGCCTCCCGTATCCTTGATAATTTCAGAAAAATTACCGTCCATTTTTTCTCAGATTATCATACCTTTGAACCTTTAATTCAGAAAAAAAGAACCAATGAATACGGATACATTAGATTTTTGGGTAGGAAATTTTCAGAGTGAGGAAGATTTTTATGATTTTGTAGAGGAAGATGAGAACTATTATCTTCTGGAAGAATCCGATGACATCCATATTTCAAAATTTGCAGCTTCGCAGGATACGGTGTGGCTGGAACATGACTTTGTAGAATATGGTTTTGAGGCCGGAAACCGTACGATTTACGAAAAGTTCGCCGATTATTCTTTTGCCGAGCAATGGCTCCCGATCCTGGTGAACCGGCTGAATGAAATCAATCTGAAATTTGAGGTAAACTGCATTATCTTTTTAAACAGCGGACAGGTTCCGAAGCCGGTTTCCGTGGAGGACGACTTTTTCTCGCTGGCTTACGTGGGCGGGATTGAATTCAGTGTCTAAAAAGGCCGTGGATGATGTCAGAACTTTGATAGTTCTGTGATATTCTATGAAGATAGAAGTTTTTATAAGTTACCGAGAGTAAAGCGAAAATTATTATCAAATTAATTTTATCTGAATTCAAAATAATACTTTACAGAACAGGAGATTGTGTATTTTTGCTGTACCATGAATATCTACTCTGCACTGCAAATCGGCGACTACCACCTCAACCACTGTGAAGATTTCCTGATTACCAAATCCATTGGAAGCCATAAAATACTCTGTGCCGTAATGGATGGCTGTTCGACTGCGATGGAAAGCCAGTTTGCTTCTGCCCTTACCGGAAAAATCCTCCGCAAAATCTGTACAGGCAAAAGTTATGAAGAAATGTATTGCAAGAATGGCCAAAATCCTCTCGAAGAAGAACTGAAGGATATCCTGAAACATCTTTTTAACGAAATGGCTGCTGTAAAAAATGCATTGCTTTTGGATGAAAAGGAACTGCTGACTACACTGATTCTTCTTCTGTACGATCAAAAAGAAAATCAGGGAATGGTCTTGTGCATAGGAGACGGATTGGTCTGCATCAACGGAAAAATCACTGAATTTGAAAACGGAAATAAACCTGATTATTTTGCCTATCATCTTAAAGAAGATTTCGAAGATTGGTATCAAAATCAGACTCAGATCATTACTTTTACTGACCTTCAGGACGTTTCCATTGCCACCGATGGCATCGATACATTTTCTAGAGTGATTAGAACAAGTACAGAGGAAAACATTCATCCGGTTGATTATCTTTGTATTAACAATGAATATCATGATTCCGGGGAAATGCTTTTCCGGAAATTAAAGAAACTGGAGCATCATTATGGAATGAAACCAACGGATGATCTGGCTGTAATAAGAGTGATAAATCCTAAAAAATTTAATGGATGATTTCAAAAAAATTGCTTATTATCAACGGTCTTGTCTTGACGATGGTTTTCTGTTCCTATATTTTAGGAATTGCTCTTCTTAACTATCCTTGGTATATGAGCTTTTGGAACTATGTTCAGTGGAATGACATTCTCTATCTTCTTATCACATTAGCATTTCTGGCATTGATTTCATGGATGATCAGCACGCTGAAAATTAAAAATCTTACTGCCAAGAATCGGTTTCTTTTAGTTTACATCATATTATGCAGTTTTTTATCTGGTTATTTTATCTATATTTCCATCGATTCTTACCTTTCAGCTGAAAAAGCAATTGTGCAGATTGAAAACGAATATATCCAGCAGGCTCAAAAAGATGTTAAGAATGGTCATATTATATTCAGGCATGCTGGCGGTTTTGCTATTCCAAATGAATGGGATGGAAAAATTGACAGTATTCACCAAAAGTATGGAATCCAATATCAGAATACCGGCTGCACAGTTGATGCTCTCGAAATAAAAGGTCAGGAAAAATACAAAGAGACCGTTCAGCCGTATCTTGAAAAAAGAAACGGAAAAGGCTGGGAAGAGAGAATGGAAAAAGAGATTAAGATGATAAACAATTAATTTAAGAAGTGTATGATTTTACGAAAACCCGTAATTTTATGAAGAAGGTATAAGATAAATTTGTCTTAATAAAATAATTATACCATGAATTTTAGAAGTTTACTTTTCTTTTTATCTGTTTTCCTGATCACAACTTCGTGCTCAACGAATTATTACACAGTACTCTTAAATGAAGATGTAAAAATGTACAATTCCAGTGACTCTGCATCTGTAATAACGACAATACCTAAAGGAAGTCAGGTTTATCTTTCCTCTCAGCCTGATAAGAAAAACTATAAAAGGATTAAATGGAAAGAATATTCCGGCTGGGCATACAATCCTTCTTACACAAAATACAGCAATTATACTGAAACAAGTTATCCAACTTCTACATACTCTTCATACAGGTCAAGCAGGTCATCATCATCCGGCGGATCAGTTCATGTAAAAGGATATACTCGAAAAGACGGAACTTATGTAAAGCCACACACCAGAAGTTCTCCCTCAAGAAGAAGATAAAATAAAAATGCTTCGGCTTTATTCCAGATATTATGGAATGAAAGCCGAAGCATTTGATTTGTTTAATGTAGTTTATTAATGCGCTTCCAGCCAGTTCTCTCCCACTCCTACTTCCACCAATAGCGGAACCTGGGTTTCAATGGCATTTTCCATTTCCATTTTGATGATGTTGACGGCCAGTTCCACTTCTTCTATTGGAGATTCGAAAACCAATTCGTCATGAACCTGCAAGAGCATTCTGGTCTGCAGTTTTTCTTTTTCAAATTCTTTCTGGATCTTGATCATTGCCATTTTCACCACGTCGGCGGCACTTCCCTGGATCGGAGCGTTAACGGCGTTCCT from Chryseobacterium sp. SORGH_AS_0447 includes these protein-coding regions:
- a CDS encoding protein phosphatase 2C domain-containing protein — protein: MNIYSALQIGDYHLNHCEDFLITKSIGSHKILCAVMDGCSTAMESQFASALTGKILRKICTGKSYEEMYCKNGQNPLEEELKDILKHLFNEMAAVKNALLLDEKELLTTLILLLYDQKENQGMVLCIGDGLVCINGKITEFENGNKPDYFAYHLKEDFEDWYQNQTQIITFTDLQDVSIATDGIDTFSRVIRTSTEENIHPVDYLCINNEYHDSGEMLFRKLKKLEHHYGMKPTDDLAVIRVINPKKFNG